From the Bacillus sp. FJAT-22090 genome, the window CCAAATGTGATGACTAAAATTAAGTAGACGATAGCAATTGCCGCTAGCATCGCCAATCCTAACTGTGTAAACGCTTCTGTAATGTCTTCTGTAACTCCAGAAGTATTAATTTCTACTCCTGCCGGTACACCTAATTTGTCAATTTCTGCTTGAATATCTTGAGATGTTTTAGCTACATCCTTAGCAGTTAATGTTCCTGATACACTCGCGAAAACTTTTCCTTCACGGCGATTTACAGTATCTGCACTTGTACCTTCTTTCACTTGGACAAGTTCAGAAATAGGCACCTCAATTCCAACTGGAGTCGCAACTGTTTCGTCTAATAAATCTTCCAACGAAGTCTGTTTTTCCTTTTGTTGATCAATATATACATCCACTGTTTGTTCATCTTTTGTAATGGTTGTTAATACTTCTCGTTGGACATTTGGGTTTAACTTCATTCCAATTTGCGCTGTCGTTAAACCATATTGCGTTAACTTTTCTTTATCAACAACAAAAGTATACTCAGTGTATGATTTTGATAAACTTGTATCTACATCTTTTAAGTCTTTCTCGTCTTCCATAATAGCTGCGATATCTTCTACTACTGGTTGAATAGCCTCTTTGTCTTTACCGTATACAAAATAACTAATTTGATTACTCGATCCGCTAGTAGAGAAATCTTGAGATTTCCATTCTCCTTTAACCTCAAATTCCTCAATTTCTTTCATTACATTCTCTTTTACTTTTGCAAATTCTTCCGTTTCTGGGTCGAATGTAACGAACATCAAAGAACCATTACTAGCTCCTGGAGCCATTGGATTTGCGCCACCGATAGATACTTGAACAATATCTACTTGATCTTTATCTAGGAAATAATTTTCTACTTGTTCTACACTCGCACTAATATCATTAGCAGTTTCCCCAGCATCAGGCGTATAAGTTACATACATCATCTTTTGCTCTTCTTCAGGTAAGAAACTTACTCCCACTACTGGTATTAGGAATAAACTTGCCACTAGAACTGCAACCGCTGCAATGGATGTAATCAGCTTATGATTTAATGCACCATTCAATATTTTTTTATAACCGGCTGCAAGCTTACCTTGCGACTCTTTATGAGCCATCTTTCCATTTTCCATATTCTTTCTAAATAATGTATGAGCTAGCATTGGAACAATTGTAATTGCCACCAATAAGGAAGCAAGTAATGCAAATACCATTGTTAATGCAAATGGTAAAAATAATTCCCCTACCATACCACTAACTAACCCAAGTGGTAGGAATACCGCTATTGTTACTAAAGTGGAGGATGTTATTGGAATAAACATCTCTTTTGTTGCTTCACGAATTAAATCTTTCCCTCTTAGTTTTTCTCCAGGAAGATTCATTCGTCTGAAAATATTTTCTACAACTACGATTGAATCATCAATTACACGAGCAATAGCAACTGTCATTGCTCCGAGTGTCATCATATTTAATGTAATATCCATTTGGTTTAATAATATAAACGCAATTAATATAGACAATGGAATGGAAATAATCGAGATAATTGTAGACTTAAAGTTTCTTAAGAACAATAGGATGACAATTATTGCAAATAATGCTCCAAATAATGCTTTGCTGACCATTGTTTCTACTGAAGCCTCTATTGGTTCACCTTGATCTAATGTTATTTGAACATCTATGCCATCAAAATCTTTTTTTATCTCAGGAATCATATCTTTTACAGCGTTTGCTACCTCAACGGTATTTGCTTCTTGCGCTTTTACTATTTGAATGGCAATTGCTTCTTGCCCATTTGTACGTGAGATAGATTCTGCTTTTCCTATAAATTCAATTTTAGCTATTTCTTGTAAGGTTACTGTAGACATTCCTGTAGGACTAACTACTGGAATTTTTAGATTTTCTAAGTCTTCTAATGTAGCTACCTTTCCATCAACTACAACCGA encodes:
- a CDS encoding efflux RND transporter permease subunit, coding for MNSIINFVMKNKLAVWLLTLIISATGIYAGTQMKLETIPDITIPVVTVTTVYPGATPEQVAKDVSEPFEKAVSNLSSVKTVSSTSYQNASSLQIEYEYGIDMKEAEAEVKEALTNAKVPENVQDPSVARISINAFPIIALSVSNSEKDLEALTDDVENIIVPQIEGIEGVSSAAVSGQQVEEVSLVFDQEKLAELGLDEATVKGIVQGTNITMPLGLFQFEKEEQSVVVDGKVATLEDLENLKIPVVSPTGMSTVTLQEIAKIEFIGKAESISRTNGQEAIAIQIVKAQEANTVEVANAVKDMIPEIKKDFDGIDVQITLDQGEPIEASVETMVSKALFGALFAIIVILLFLRNFKSTIISIISIPLSILIAFILLNQMDITLNMMTLGAMTVAIARVIDDSIVVVENIFRRMNLPGEKLRGKDLIREATKEMFIPITSSTLVTIAVFLPLGLVSGMVGELFLPFALTMVFALLASLLVAITIVPMLAHTLFRKNMENGKMAHKESQGKLAAGYKKILNGALNHKLITSIAAVAVLVASLFLIPVVGVSFLPEEEQKMMYVTYTPDAGETANDISASVEQVENYFLDKDQVDIVQVSIGGANPMAPGASNGSLMFVTFDPETEEFAKVKENVMKEIEEFEVKGEWKSQDFSTSGSSNQISYFVYGKDKEAIQPVVEDIAAIMEDEKDLKDVDTSLSKSYTEYTFVVDKEKLTQYGLTTAQIGMKLNPNVQREVLTTITKDEQTVDVYIDQQKEKQTSLEDLLDETVATPVGIEVPISELVQVKEGTSADTVNRREGKVFASVSGTLTAKDVAKTSQDIQAEIDKLGVPAGVEINTSGVTEDITEAFTQLGLAMLAAIAIVYLILVITFGGGLAPFAILFSLPFTIIGALVGLAIAGETLSVSAMLGLLMLIGIVVTNAIVLIDRVIHKENEGHPTREAILEAGATRLRPILMTALATIGALIPLAIGAEGSGLISKGLGVTVIGGLTSSTLLTLIFVPMVYEFFAKFRRKKGLNS